A genomic region of Nocardioides plantarum contains the following coding sequences:
- a CDS encoding GNAT family N-acetyltransferase: MLLRRVAPGEHEAVGRLTVAAYEPFLLGPDDDYRLRLADVARRDREAEVWVAVDRDDVNDGVGAEVGAEVLGNVTVCPPGSRWREIAGDGEGEFRMLAVSPAAQGRGVGRALTELVVDRFRSDGARAVVLSSLDQMTGAHRLYERLGFVRVPDRDWSPHPGVDLIAYSLEL, translated from the coding sequence GTGCTCCTGCGACGCGTCGCCCCGGGCGAGCACGAGGCGGTCGGCCGGCTCACCGTCGCGGCCTACGAGCCGTTCCTGCTCGGGCCCGACGACGACTACCGGCTCCGGCTCGCCGACGTCGCCCGACGCGACCGCGAGGCCGAGGTGTGGGTCGCCGTGGACCGTGACGACGTGAATGACGGGGTGGGTGCGGAGGTCGGTGCCGAGGTGCTCGGCAACGTCACCGTCTGCCCGCCCGGGTCGCGCTGGCGCGAGATCGCGGGCGACGGCGAGGGCGAGTTCCGGATGCTCGCGGTCTCCCCCGCGGCCCAGGGCCGCGGCGTGGGCCGGGCGCTGACCGAGCTCGTCGTCGACCGGTTCCGCAGCGACGGGGCCCGGGCCGTGGTCCTGTCCTCGCTCGACCAGATGACCGGCGCCCACCGGCTCTACGAACGACTCGGCTTCGTCCGGGTCCCCGACCGCGACTGGTCGCCCCACCCCGGGGTCGACCTGATCGCCTACTCCCTGGAGCTCTGA
- a CDS encoding WhiB family transcriptional regulator: MDWRHRSACLDEDPELFFPIGNTGPAILQIEEAKQVCRRCDVREQCLAWALEAGQDHGVWGGLSEDERRALKRRNARARVRTA, translated from the coding sequence ATGGATTGGCGTCACCGTTCTGCGTGCCTCGACGAGGACCCGGAACTGTTCTTCCCCATCGGCAACACCGGACCGGCCATCCTCCAGATCGAGGAGGCCAAGCAGGTGTGCCGACGCTGCGACGTGCGCGAGCAGTGTCTCGCCTGGGCCCTCGAGGCCGGCCAGGACCACGGTGTCTGGGGCGGACTCAGCGAGGACGAGCGTCGCGCGCTCAAGCGCCGCAACGCCCGGGCCCGCGTCCGGACCGCTTGA
- a CDS encoding anti-sigma factor produces MSVPSHPADQPVTPGGRADVELRLPADSAYASVLRTTTAGLAARLDFTMDDIEDLRIAVGEANAMVLEHADEGSDLVATFRLSPGSMVVAITVEAATNPVPDLDSFAWQVLTTLASSADIESSRGRYAVVLTMTSSAAGVGG; encoded by the coding sequence ATGTCTGTGCCGTCCCACCCCGCCGACCAGCCCGTCACACCCGGGGGTCGCGCCGACGTCGAGCTGCGACTTCCCGCCGACAGTGCCTACGCCTCGGTGCTGCGCACGACCACCGCGGGCCTGGCCGCCCGCCTCGACTTCACCATGGACGACATCGAGGACCTGCGGATCGCGGTCGGCGAGGCCAACGCCATGGTGCTCGAGCACGCCGACGAGGGCAGCGACCTGGTCGCGACCTTCCGCCTGTCCCCCGGCTCGATGGTCGTCGCCATCACCGTCGAGGCCGCCACCAACCCGGTGCCCGACCTCGACAGCTTCGCCTGGCAGGTGCTCACCACGTTGGCCTCCTCGGCCGACATCGAGTCCTCCCGCGGGCGCTACGCCGTCGTGCTGACCATGACGTCGTCCGCCGCCGGTGTCGGCGGCTGA
- a CDS encoding DUF2785 domain-containing protein: MSRVNWKQVHDDDFRVPEGRSLADLTEELTLMLGEVDPELRDKTAYPTLATWISRGVYDDLLPGLGDGMVAGLTAGLGERDTDSVFRRTFSVLVLAECIRRDNSRPLVLGGKVLQWGDAIATWVLREQDLRGFVDGKGWAHAVAHGADALGALAASPHLGHAELTVVLDVVADRLLLPVERPFTHGEHDRLVGTTMAVLRRGSVPMTVLEPWLNRISAGASPFAHSGDSDPFLPTGNAQAFLRSLYLQLAIGSRPPTVRADLMLVLVGLLRETNPSFQKM; this comes from the coding sequence GTGTCTCGGGTGAACTGGAAGCAGGTGCACGACGACGACTTCAGGGTGCCCGAGGGACGCTCCCTGGCCGACCTGACCGAGGAGCTCACGCTCATGCTCGGCGAGGTCGATCCCGAGCTCCGCGACAAGACGGCGTACCCCACGCTCGCGACCTGGATCTCCCGCGGCGTCTACGACGACCTGCTCCCCGGCCTGGGTGACGGCATGGTCGCGGGCCTCACCGCCGGGCTCGGCGAGCGCGACACCGACAGCGTCTTCCGGCGCACCTTCTCGGTGCTGGTCCTGGCCGAGTGCATCCGCCGCGACAACAGCCGCCCGCTGGTGCTCGGCGGCAAGGTCCTGCAGTGGGGCGACGCGATCGCGACCTGGGTCCTGCGCGAGCAGGACCTGCGCGGCTTCGTCGACGGCAAGGGCTGGGCGCACGCCGTGGCCCACGGTGCCGACGCCCTCGGGGCGCTGGCCGCCTCGCCGCACCTGGGGCACGCCGAGCTGACCGTCGTGCTCGACGTCGTCGCCGACCGGCTGCTGCTGCCCGTCGAGCGCCCGTTCACGCACGGCGAGCACGACCGCCTCGTCGGCACCACCATGGCGGTGCTGCGCCGTGGCTCGGTCCCGATGACCGTGCTCGAGCCCTGGCTCAACCGGATCTCCGCCGGGGCCTCGCCGTTCGCCCACTCCGGCGACTCCGACCCGTTCCTGCCCACCGGCAACGCCCAGGCGTTCCTGCGCTCGCTCTACCTGCAGCTGGCCATCGGCAGCCGCCCGCCCACGGTCCGCGCCGACCTGATGCTGGTGCTCGTCGGCCTGCTCCGCGAGACGAACCCGTCCTTCCAGAAGATGTGA
- a CDS encoding acetolactate synthase: protein MTELTDAPAADDPAGGPAGEVAGHSGELAVAVARAHGVQTMFTLSGAHVFPMYDGAVRTQQEGQGPPVRLLDVRHEQTAAFAAEATGKLTRVPGLAVLTAGPGVTNGVSAIAQAQFAGSPMVVVGGRAPQSRWGTGSLQELDQPPIVASVSKHAATLPTAGDVLDGMDHAFRLAGSSHRGPVFVDVPMDEFFASSSGPAPSGERDRGAEPDPDAIATIARLLAGASRPTLILGTDVWADGAEVAALRLVETAGLPTITNGMGRGIVPGGHPLLVTKARGQALKEPDLVVVVGTPLDFRLGYGVFGDARVVHVADSAAQVSQHATLAASAHGDLTTFFDGLLAALERGPKPAWGPWVTSLQDGVAAGVERDRALLTAEADPIHPARIYGELVPRLADDAVVIGDGGDFVSFAGKYVEPQRPGGWLDPGPYGCLGAGLGAAIAARIARPSAQVVLLLGDGAAGFSLMDVDTLVRHDLPVVMVMGNNSAWGLEKGPMQMLYGYDVAADLAPRTAYDGVVRALGGAGETVTDPRQIGAALDRAFASGVPYLVNVITDVEAAYPRATFGI from the coding sequence ATGACCGAGCTCACAGACGCCCCCGCAGCCGACGACCCGGCCGGCGGCCCGGCCGGTGAGGTGGCCGGCCACTCGGGCGAGCTGGCCGTCGCCGTGGCGCGAGCCCACGGGGTGCAGACGATGTTCACGCTGTCCGGCGCCCACGTCTTCCCCATGTACGACGGGGCCGTGCGGACGCAGCAGGAGGGCCAGGGCCCGCCCGTGCGGCTCCTCGACGTGCGCCACGAGCAGACCGCCGCCTTCGCCGCGGAGGCGACCGGCAAGCTGACCCGGGTGCCCGGACTGGCGGTGCTGACGGCCGGTCCCGGAGTGACCAACGGCGTCAGCGCGATCGCCCAGGCCCAGTTCGCGGGGTCCCCGATGGTCGTCGTCGGCGGGCGTGCCCCGCAGAGCCGCTGGGGCACCGGCAGCCTCCAGGAGCTCGACCAGCCGCCCATCGTGGCCTCGGTCTCCAAGCACGCCGCGACCCTGCCGACCGCCGGCGACGTGCTCGACGGGATGGACCACGCCTTCCGGCTGGCCGGGTCGTCGCACCGTGGACCGGTGTTCGTCGACGTGCCGATGGACGAGTTCTTCGCCTCCTCCTCCGGCCCTGCGCCCAGCGGCGAGCGGGACCGCGGCGCCGAGCCCGACCCCGACGCGATCGCCACCATCGCGCGGCTGCTGGCCGGGGCGTCCCGTCCGACGTTGATCCTCGGAACCGATGTGTGGGCCGACGGCGCCGAGGTCGCCGCCCTTCGCCTGGTCGAGACCGCCGGGCTGCCGACGATCACCAACGGGATGGGCCGCGGCATCGTCCCCGGCGGACACCCGCTGCTGGTCACCAAGGCACGCGGGCAGGCCCTCAAGGAGCCCGACCTGGTCGTGGTGGTCGGCACCCCGCTCGACTTCCGGCTGGGCTACGGCGTCTTCGGTGACGCCCGGGTCGTGCACGTGGCCGACTCCGCCGCCCAGGTCTCGCAGCACGCGACCCTCGCCGCCTCGGCCCATGGCGACCTGACGACCTTCTTCGACGGCCTGCTGGCCGCCCTCGAGCGCGGACCGAAGCCAGCCTGGGGACCGTGGGTGACGTCGCTGCAGGACGGCGTCGCTGCCGGCGTCGAGCGCGACCGGGCCCTCCTGACCGCCGAGGCCGATCCGATCCACCCGGCCCGCATCTACGGCGAGCTCGTCCCGCGGCTGGCCGACGACGCCGTCGTGATCGGCGACGGCGGTGACTTCGTCAGCTTCGCCGGCAAGTACGTCGAGCCGCAGCGGCCCGGCGGCTGGCTCGACCCCGGCCCCTACGGCTGCCTCGGCGCCGGCCTCGGCGCGGCCATCGCCGCCCGGATCGCCCGCCCGTCGGCGCAGGTGGTGCTGCTCCTGGGCGACGGCGCGGCCGGCTTCTCGCTGATGGACGTCGACACCCTGGTGCGCCACGACCTCCCGGTCGTGATGGTGATGGGCAACAACTCGGCGTGGGGCCTGGAGAAGGGCCCGATGCAGATGCTCTACGGCTACGACGTCGCCGCCGACCTCGCCCCGCGCACGGCCTACGACGGCGTCGTGCGGGCCCTCGGTGGCGCGGGCGAGACCGTCACCGACCCCCGGCAGATCGGTGCGGCCCTCGACCGGGCGTTCGCCTCCGGGGTGCCCTACCTGGTCAACGTCATCACCGACGTCGAGGCCGCCTACCCGCGCGCGACCTTCGGCATCTGA
- a CDS encoding sensor histidine kinase: protein MLSFTEIVRTRTDLGRDDVAWLQLLQADWQIIADLSFADLVLWLPDRAGTGFWAVAQMRPTTGPTAYVDDVVGTFVERGRRPLLDAALEQGRTAREGDPEWRDEVPVRMESIPVVRAGTVIGVIGRHTNLLGVRTPSRLELSYLQTATDLTQMIATGHFPATGQRSDHADSPRVGDGFLRVDELGHVVYASPNAQSVYRRLGLSGDLAGLLLADLVRELVPPRRRPDEETLSAVLGGRAHRDVEIGTDGNDGVSLIVRSIPLRPAGVHIGGLILVRDVTDLRRRDRELVTKDATIREIHHRVKNNLQTVAALLRLQARRIDNETAKLALEEAVRRVGSIAIVHETLSQAVEETVAFDEIADRLGAMVTDVSAFTGRVRVHRDGTFGVLPSQAANALAMVLTELLQNAVEHGYDDADQAATGVIEVSVRHDAGRMHVTIDDDGRGLPAGFSLEGSTNLGLSIVRTLVESELDGQLTMSTRLEGGTRVEVDVPEV, encoded by the coding sequence GTGCTGTCCTTCACCGAGATCGTCCGCACGCGCACCGACCTCGGCCGTGACGACGTGGCGTGGCTGCAGCTCCTCCAGGCCGACTGGCAGATCATCGCCGACCTGTCGTTCGCCGACCTGGTGCTCTGGCTGCCCGACCGCGCCGGCACCGGGTTCTGGGCCGTGGCCCAGATGCGGCCCACGACCGGGCCCACGGCGTACGTCGACGACGTGGTCGGCACGTTCGTCGAGCGGGGCAGGCGTCCGCTCCTCGACGCCGCGCTCGAGCAGGGCCGCACGGCCCGCGAGGGCGACCCGGAGTGGCGTGACGAGGTGCCGGTGCGGATGGAGTCGATCCCCGTCGTACGTGCGGGCACCGTCATCGGCGTGATCGGACGGCACACCAACCTGCTCGGGGTGCGCACCCCGAGCCGTCTGGAGCTGTCCTACCTGCAGACCGCCACCGACCTGACCCAGATGATCGCCACGGGGCACTTCCCGGCCACCGGCCAGCGCAGCGACCACGCCGACTCACCTCGCGTCGGTGACGGCTTCCTGCGCGTCGACGAGCTGGGGCACGTGGTCTACGCGAGTCCCAACGCGCAGTCCGTCTACCGCCGGCTCGGGCTGTCCGGCGACCTGGCCGGGCTGCTGCTGGCCGACCTGGTGCGCGAGCTGGTGCCCCCGCGACGTCGACCCGACGAGGAGACCCTGAGCGCCGTCCTCGGCGGCCGGGCGCACCGCGACGTCGAGATCGGGACCGACGGCAACGACGGGGTGTCGCTGATCGTCCGCTCGATCCCGCTGCGCCCCGCCGGCGTCCACATCGGCGGGCTGATCCTGGTGCGTGACGTGACCGACCTGCGTCGCCGCGATCGCGAGCTGGTCACCAAGGACGCGACGATCCGCGAGATCCACCACCGGGTCAAGAACAACCTGCAGACCGTGGCGGCCCTGCTCCGGCTCCAGGCGCGTCGCATCGACAACGAGACCGCCAAGCTGGCCCTCGAGGAGGCCGTACGCCGGGTCGGCTCGATCGCGATCGTCCACGAGACGCTGAGCCAGGCCGTCGAGGAGACCGTCGCCTTCGACGAGATCGCCGACCGTCTGGGCGCCATGGTCACCGACGTGAGCGCCTTCACCGGGCGGGTCCGGGTCCACCGTGACGGCACGTTCGGGGTGCTGCCCTCGCAGGCGGCCAACGCCCTGGCGATGGTGCTGACCGAGCTGCTGCAGAACGCCGTCGAGCACGGCTACGACGACGCCGACCAGGCGGCGACCGGCGTCATCGAGGTCAGCGTGCGCCACGACGCCGGCCGGATGCACGTCACCATCGACGACGACGGGCGTGGCCTGCCCGCGGGGTTCAGCCTCGAGGGCTCGACCAACCTGGGCCTGTCCATCGTGCGCACGCTCGTGGAGTCCGAGCTCGATGGCCAGCTGACGATGAGCACCCGCCTCGAGGGCGGGACCCGTGTCGAGGTCGACGTACCGGAGGTCTAG
- a CDS encoding S24/S26 family peptidase, whose amino-acid sequence MSRRGPRPLGVAVVRGRSMLPGLRDGDRLLVAYAAQPRVGDVVVARFADGTVAVKRATGRRTTRTGGAGWWLLSDNAEEGLGDSRARGVVPAEAVLGVVRWRLWPRPTRVRGV is encoded by the coding sequence ATGAGCCGCCGCGGACCCAGACCCCTCGGGGTGGCCGTGGTGCGTGGGCGGTCGATGCTGCCGGGCCTGCGCGACGGCGACCGCCTCCTCGTGGCGTACGCCGCGCAGCCGCGGGTCGGCGACGTGGTCGTCGCCCGCTTCGCCGACGGCACCGTCGCGGTCAAGCGGGCGACCGGGCGGCGTACGACGCGCACCGGCGGGGCCGGTTGGTGGCTGCTCAGCGACAACGCGGAGGAGGGGCTGGGGGACTCGCGGGCCCGCGGCGTCGTCCCCGCCGAGGCCGTGCTGGGCGTGGTCCGGTGGCGCCTGTGGCCCCGCCCCACACGGGTCCGCGGCGTGTGA
- the sodN gene encoding superoxide dismutase, Ni — protein MLSRFFAPTLEVQAHCDLPCGVYDPAQARIEAESIKAIIAKVADNDDPDFRVRAILIKEQRAELVKHHLWVLWTDYFKPPHFEKYPQLHTLVNEATKLAGAGGAKGTLDADVADQLLAKIDEIAEIFWETKKA, from the coding sequence ATGCTCTCCCGCTTCTTCGCCCCCACCCTCGAGGTCCAGGCCCACTGCGACCTGCCGTGCGGCGTCTACGACCCCGCCCAGGCCCGCATCGAGGCCGAGTCGATCAAGGCCATCATCGCCAAGGTCGCCGACAACGACGACCCCGACTTCCGCGTCCGCGCGATCCTGATCAAGGAGCAGCGCGCCGAGCTGGTCAAGCACCACCTGTGGGTGCTGTGGACCGACTACTTCAAGCCCCCGCACTTCGAGAAGTACCCGCAGCTGCACACCCTGGTCAACGAGGCCACCAAGCTCGCCGGCGCCGGCGGCGCCAAGGGCACCCTCGACGCCGACGTGGCCGACCAGCTGCTCGCCAAGATCGACGAGATCGCCGAGATCTTCTGGGAGACCAAGAAGGCCTGA
- the zwf gene encoding glucose-6-phosphate dehydrogenase codes for MDQPYVVVLFGATGDLARRKLLPGLLRLFEARLLPDCRVIGTSLEELDGEAFDALARAACEEFGKGDITDERWRHFSKRLRYVPTTAGPHALATLVKECESELAGAGTGEVGRLHYLSVPPKAALDVIHELHEADLVDRAKIIMEKPFGVDLESAKRLNDEVHQVFDEDQVFRIDHFLGKEAAQNILAFRFANGLFEPIWNRNFIDHVQIDVPETLGLEGRTKFYESTGAYRDMVVTHLMQVLAFMAMEPPTTLAPGPIGEEKLKVFRSMRPIDPHDVVRGQYGGYRGKEVVADDSDTETFVALKVEIDNWRWAGVPFYLRTGKKLAEGARIISIAFKEPPLSMFPAGSNAGTQGPDHLTFDLADQSRMSLSFYGKRPGPGMKLEKLSMQFATVDTTSTGLVLEAYERLIHDAMRGDHTLFTSAAGIETLWEKSQPLLDNPPPVRGYAPGSWGPNAIHQLIAPHAWRLPFERVWRDRTNR; via the coding sequence ATGGATCAGCCCTACGTCGTCGTCCTCTTCGGTGCGACCGGCGACCTGGCCCGACGCAAGCTGCTGCCCGGTCTGCTGCGCCTGTTCGAAGCCCGTCTGCTGCCCGACTGCCGGGTCATCGGCACCTCGCTCGAGGAGCTCGACGGCGAGGCCTTCGACGCCCTGGCCCGCGCCGCCTGCGAGGAGTTCGGCAAGGGCGACATCACCGACGAGCGGTGGCGCCACTTCTCCAAGCGACTGCGCTACGTGCCGACCACGGCCGGCCCCCACGCCCTGGCGACCCTGGTCAAGGAGTGCGAGTCCGAGCTCGCCGGTGCGGGCACCGGCGAGGTGGGCCGGCTGCACTACCTCAGCGTGCCGCCGAAGGCTGCGCTCGACGTGATCCACGAGCTGCACGAGGCCGACCTCGTCGACCGCGCCAAGATCATCATGGAGAAGCCCTTCGGCGTCGACCTCGAGAGCGCCAAGCGGCTCAACGACGAGGTCCACCAGGTCTTCGACGAGGACCAGGTCTTCCGCATCGACCACTTCCTCGGCAAGGAGGCGGCCCAGAACATCCTGGCCTTCCGCTTCGCCAACGGCCTGTTCGAGCCGATCTGGAACCGCAACTTCATCGACCACGTGCAGATCGACGTACCCGAGACGCTCGGGCTCGAGGGCCGCACGAAGTTCTACGAGTCCACCGGCGCCTACCGCGACATGGTCGTCACCCACCTGATGCAGGTGCTGGCCTTCATGGCCATGGAGCCGCCCACGACGCTGGCCCCGGGTCCGATCGGCGAGGAGAAGCTCAAGGTCTTCCGCTCGATGCGCCCCATCGACCCCCATGACGTGGTGCGCGGCCAGTACGGCGGCTACCGCGGCAAGGAGGTCGTCGCCGACGACTCCGACACCGAGACCTTCGTGGCCCTCAAGGTCGAGATCGACAACTGGCGGTGGGCCGGGGTCCCGTTCTACCTGCGCACCGGCAAGAAGCTGGCCGAGGGGGCGCGGATCATCTCGATCGCGTTCAAGGAGCCCCCGCTGTCGATGTTCCCGGCCGGCTCCAACGCCGGCACCCAGGGGCCCGACCACCTCACCTTCGACCTGGCCGACCAGTCGCGGATGTCGCTGTCGTTCTACGGCAAGCGCCCCGGACCGGGCATGAAGCTCGAGAAGCTCTCGATGCAGTTCGCCACCGTCGACACCACCAGCACCGGCCTGGTGCTCGAGGCCTACGAGCGCCTGATCCACGACGCCATGCGCGGCGACCACACCCTGTTCACCTCGGCCGCCGGCATCGAGACGCTCTGGGAGAAGTCGCAGCCGCTCCTCGACAACCCGCCCCCGGTGCGCGGCTACGCTCCCGGCTCGTGGGGGCCCAACGCGATCCACCAGCTCATCGCGCCGCACGCCTGGCGGCTGCCGTTCGAGCGGGTCTGGCGCGACCGCACCAACCGCTAG
- a CDS encoding zinc-binding dehydrogenase has translation MFAVYAESFSSESPLDGLVLGERPDPVAPDGWTTVTVKAASLNHHDVWSLRGVGLKEEALPMILGCDAAGLDEDGNEVVVHAVISDPSWRGDETFDPQRSLLSERHQGTLADKVIVPRRNVVPKPASLSFAEAACLPTAWLTAYRMLFTRGGLTAGDTVLVQGAGGGVATACIILARAAGLRVLATSRDEAKRTRALEIGAHDVFESGARLPVKVDAVMETVGRATWSHSIRALRPGGTIVVSGTTSGPKLDDAELTRIFFLQLSVVGSTMGTRDELAKLVAMLDATGTKPLIDREVALTDAREGFAAMAGGDVFGKIVFTR, from the coding sequence ATGTTCGCCGTCTACGCAGAGTCCTTCTCCTCCGAGTCGCCCCTCGACGGTCTGGTGCTGGGCGAGCGACCCGACCCGGTCGCCCCCGACGGCTGGACCACCGTCACCGTCAAGGCCGCCTCGCTCAACCACCACGACGTGTGGTCGCTGCGCGGCGTCGGCCTGAAGGAGGAGGCCCTGCCCATGATCCTGGGCTGCGACGCCGCCGGGCTCGACGAGGACGGCAACGAGGTCGTCGTGCACGCCGTGATCAGCGACCCGTCCTGGCGCGGCGACGAGACCTTCGACCCCCAGCGCTCGCTGCTCTCCGAGCGACACCAGGGCACCCTGGCCGACAAGGTGATCGTGCCCCGCCGCAACGTCGTGCCCAAGCCGGCCTCGCTGTCGTTCGCCGAGGCGGCGTGCCTGCCGACCGCGTGGCTGACGGCCTACCGGATGCTCTTCACCCGCGGCGGCCTCACGGCCGGTGACACCGTCCTGGTGCAGGGCGCCGGCGGGGGAGTCGCGACGGCCTGCATCATCCTGGCCCGGGCGGCCGGCCTCCGGGTGCTGGCGACCTCGCGCGACGAGGCCAAGCGGACCCGCGCCCTCGAGATCGGTGCGCACGACGTCTTCGAGTCCGGCGCCCGGCTGCCGGTCAAGGTCGACGCGGTGATGGAGACCGTCGGGCGCGCCACCTGGTCACACTCGATCCGGGCGCTGCGTCCCGGCGGCACGATCGTGGTCAGCGGCACGACGTCCGGCCCGAAGCTCGACGACGCCGAGCTGACCCGCATCTTCTTCCTGCAGCTCTCGGTCGTCGGCTCCACGATGGGCACCCGCGACGAGCTGGCCAAGCTGGTCGCGATGCTCGACGCCACCGGCACCAAGCCGCTGATCGACCGCGAGGTCGCCCTCACCGACGCCCGCGAGGGCTTCGCCGCGATGGCCGGCGGCGACGTGTTCGGCAAGATCGTCTTCACGCGCTGA
- a CDS encoding RNA polymerase sigma factor SigF — MDVDQTRGRSQDATPDQPDQPDPPVLTPEQQDRQNRVARTRRRSAELFEELRDDLGSEASRSHARDLLVHLHLPLVEHCARRFRNRGEPYEDLVQVGTIGLIKSIDRFDTERGVEFSTYATPTIIGEIKRYFRDKGWAIRVPRRLQELRMQIGAATAELTQSLGRSPTPRELAESIGCSVEDIVEGIESSNAYSTLSLDATDDSDEGGSSMLDAIGIEDEGLEHVEIRESLKPLLEQLAPREKKILLLRFFKNMTQSQIAEEIGVSQMHVSRLLTRTLDQLRTSLEAPDAD; from the coding sequence ATGGACGTCGACCAGACTCGGGGCCGGTCGCAGGACGCGACACCGGACCAGCCGGACCAGCCGGACCCGCCCGTGCTCACGCCGGAGCAGCAGGACCGTCAGAACCGTGTCGCCAGGACCCGACGGCGCAGCGCCGAGCTGTTCGAGGAGCTCCGCGACGACCTCGGGTCCGAGGCGAGCAGGTCGCACGCCCGCGACCTCCTCGTCCACCTGCACCTGCCGCTGGTCGAGCACTGCGCCCGACGCTTCCGCAACCGCGGCGAGCCCTACGAGGACCTCGTGCAGGTCGGCACCATCGGGCTGATCAAGTCCATCGACCGCTTCGACACCGAGCGGGGCGTCGAGTTCTCGACCTACGCCACGCCCACGATCATCGGCGAGATCAAGCGCTACTTCCGCGACAAGGGCTGGGCGATCCGGGTGCCCCGTCGGCTCCAGGAGCTGCGGATGCAGATCGGCGCAGCCACCGCCGAGCTCACCCAGAGCCTGGGCCGGTCCCCGACCCCGCGTGAGCTCGCCGAGTCGATCGGCTGCTCGGTCGAGGACATCGTCGAGGGCATCGAGTCGAGCAACGCCTACTCCACGCTGTCGCTCGACGCCACCGACGACTCCGACGAGGGCGGCTCGAGCATGCTCGACGCCATCGGCATCGAGGACGAGGGGCTCGAGCACGTCGAGATCCGCGAGTCGCTCAAGCCGCTGCTCGAGCAGCTGGCCCCGCGGGAGAAGAAGATCCTGCTGCTGCGGTTCTTCAAGAACATGACGCAGTCGCAGATCGCCGAGGAGATCGGCGTCTCGCAGATGCACGTGTCGCGGTTGCTGACCCGCACCCTCGACCAGCTGCGGACCTCACTCGAGGCGCCCGACGCCGACTGA
- a CDS encoding NAD(P)-dependent malic enzyme, with protein sequence MQIASTVSLAGKDDLSLAYTPGVALVCEAIAADPSLSRHYTWVPNVVAVITDGTAVLGLGDIGPAAAMPVMEGKAVLFKQFGGVDSVPICLDTTDTEEIIETVVRLAPSFGGINLEDISAPRCFEIEDRLKERLDIPVFHDDQHGTAVVALAALENALKLTGREPGTTRVVISGAGAAGVAIAKILIEAGITDIAVTDRKGVVHSSRSDLTPVKRALAEITADTTGRSGSLADVLDGADVYLGVSGGTIPEEDVARMAPEAIIFAMANPTPEVHPDVAHKYARVVATGRSDFPNQINNVLAFPGIFRGAFDAHATAITEGMKLAAANALAALVGDDLAEDYVIPSPFDPRVAPAVATAVAAAARADGVARA encoded by the coding sequence ATGCAGATCGCCTCGACGGTCTCCCTGGCCGGCAAGGACGACCTCTCCCTCGCCTACACCCCCGGCGTCGCGCTCGTGTGCGAGGCCATCGCGGCCGACCCGTCGCTGAGCCGGCACTACACCTGGGTGCCCAACGTGGTCGCCGTGATCACCGACGGCACCGCCGTGCTCGGCCTCGGCGACATCGGCCCGGCCGCCGCGATGCCCGTGATGGAGGGCAAGGCCGTGCTCTTCAAGCAGTTCGGCGGCGTCGACAGCGTCCCGATCTGCCTCGACACCACCGACACCGAGGAGATCATCGAGACCGTCGTGCGGCTGGCGCCGAGCTTCGGTGGCATCAACCTCGAGGACATCTCCGCGCCGCGCTGCTTCGAGATCGAGGACCGGCTCAAGGAGCGCCTCGACATCCCCGTCTTCCACGACGACCAGCACGGCACCGCCGTCGTCGCCCTCGCCGCGCTCGAGAACGCGCTCAAGCTGACCGGTCGGGAGCCGGGCACGACGCGCGTGGTGATCTCCGGTGCCGGCGCCGCCGGTGTCGCGATCGCCAAGATCCTCATCGAGGCCGGCATCACCGACATCGCCGTCACCGACCGCAAGGGCGTCGTCCACTCCAGCCGCAGCGACCTCACCCCGGTCAAGAGGGCCCTGGCCGAGATCACCGCCGACACCACGGGGCGCTCGGGCTCGCTGGCCGACGTCCTCGACGGCGCCGACGTCTACCTCGGCGTCTCCGGCGGCACGATCCCCGAGGAGGACGTCGCCCGGATGGCGCCGGAGGCCATCATCTTCGCGATGGCCAACCCGACTCCCGAGGTCCACCCCGACGTCGCCCACAAGTACGCCCGGGTCGTCGCGACCGGCCGCTCCGACTTCCCCAACCAGATCAACAACGTCCTCGCCTTCCCCGGTATCTTCCGCGGCGCCTTCGACGCCCACGCGACCGCCATCACCGAGGGCATGAAGCTGGCGGCCGCCAACGCGCTGGCCGCGCTGGTCGGCGACGACCTCGCCGAGGACTACGTCATCCCCTCGCCGTTCGACCCGCGGGTCGCACCCGCGGTGGCGACTGCCGTCGCGGCCGCGGCGCGCGCCGACGGTGTCGCCCGCGCCTGA